One Schistocerca nitens isolate TAMUIC-IGC-003100 chromosome 1, iqSchNite1.1, whole genome shotgun sequence DNA segment encodes these proteins:
- the LOC126245686 gene encoding paramyosin-like, with amino-acid sequence MLVDLIKKTNESLKGLQESNASLEKGSQETRESLKVLQENNASLEKGLRESLKEDLRESLEKGLQETRESLKEYLQEARERDEIFRKSLKEDLQETIAQEIKTSYMEMECNLKKEMQELPERLKMNIGERESKLQKNIDQVQGDVEKMEGKLTRKIEDNIEETKAELGERITEVTQMQKQCNDAFKGIGDRQNQLPVNLRNAIAVQREEDNQRVAMEGEAFTWGVRKKEGTTSYDQFEEEFLKKYWSKSHQCAAIEDLLHRKSLSTWRGTLREFAEHLWELNETLEQPLSNDVMVSAIKRRLNQRMQETVSGSLIKDREALMEILEQLESVRSQEHHQANDRNREGSNDPRNPFNHSSDYRGRGGGTGKLNDPPGEVRSRVRATRTQQTY; translated from the coding sequence atgttggtagacttgataaagaagactaacgaatcactaaagggtttacaagaaagtaacgcatcattagagaagggttcacaagaaacaagagaatcactaaaggttttacaagaaaataacgcatcattagagaaaggtctcagagaatcattaaaggaagatttacgagaatcattagagaagggtttacaagaaacaagagaatcactaaaggaatatttacaagaagctagagaaagggacgaaatattccgcaaatcattaaaggaagatttacaagaaactatagcacaagagatcaaaacatcgtacatggagatggaatgtaatctgaagaaggaaatgcaggagttaccagaacgactgaagatgaacatcggcgagagagagagtaagctacagaagaatatagaccaagtccagggagacgtggagaagatggaaggaaagttaacaaggaagatagaagacaatattgaagaaactaaagccgaattgggagaaaggatcaccgaggtgacgcagatgcagaaacaatgcaacgatgcgtttaaggggataggagataggcaaaaccaactgcctgtcaatctgagaaatgctatagccgtgcagcgagaagaGGATAACCAGAGGGTtgcaatggaaggtgaggccttcacttggggagtcaggaagaaggaagggactactagttatgatcagtttgaagaggaattcttgaagaaatactggtccaaaagtcatcagtgtgcggcaattgaggacctactccaccgcaagtcacttagtacatggagaggaacgttgagagagtttgccgaacatttgtgggaactgAACGAGACCTTAGAACAACCCCTGAGTAATGACGTAatggtatctgcgataaaaagaagattgaatcagagaatgcaagaaactgtatctgggagcctaattaaagatagggaagccttgatggagatactggagcagttggaatctgttcgatcacaggaacaccatcaagctaatgatcgaaaccgagagggaagtaatgacccaaggaatccttttaatcattcgtctgattatagaggaagaggcggagggaccggaaaactgaatgaccctccaggtgaggtccggtcaagagtgagagctacaaggacccAACAAACCTACTAA